The Castanea sativa cultivar Marrone di Chiusa Pesio chromosome 11, ASM4071231v1 genome contains a region encoding:
- the LOC142614454 gene encoding NADPH:quinone oxidoreductase-like, with protein sequence MEAVVAAKPMIKVAALCGSLRKASYNRGLVRSAIELSKSIDGLEIEYIDIEALPMLNTDLEGVGTFPTAVEAFRQKIKEADSILFASPEYNFSVSAPLKNAIDWASRPPNVWADKAAAIVSASGGSGGSRSQYHLRQIGVFLDLHFINKPEFFLNAHEHPAKFDGNGNLVDESFKEKLKEILISLQRFTLRLQGNL encoded by the exons atggaggCAGTTGTAGCAGCAAAACCAATGATTAAAGTGGCGGCTCTATGTGGGTCTCTTCGTAAAGCCTCGTACAACCGTGGCCTAGTTCGTTCAg CAATCGAGCTGAGCAAGTCCATCGATGGCTTGGAAATAGAGTACATAGACATTGAAGCTTTGCCTATGCTCAACACTGACTTAGAAGGAGTGGGAACTTTCCCAACAGCCGTGGAAGCTTTCCGCCAGAAGATTAAAGAAGCTGATAGCATTCTCTTTGCCTCGCCCGAGTACAACTTCTCAGTCTCAG CACCTCTGAAGAATGCAATTGACTGGGCATCTAGACCACCAAATGTTTGGGCTGATAAAGCAGCTGCAATTGTAAGTGCTTCAGGAGGTTCTGGTGGCAGTCGGTCACAGTATCACCTTCGCCAAATTGGAGTTTTTCTAGATCTTCATTTCATCAATAAACCTGAGTTCTTCTTGAACGCACACGAACATCCTGCAAAGTTTGATGGCAATGGTAACCTGGTTGATGAATCATTCAAGGAGAAGTTGAAGGAAATTCTTATATCCTTGCAGAGATTTACTTTGCGCCTCCAAGGAAACCTCTAA
- the LOC142617381 gene encoding NADPH:quinone oxidoreductase-like yields the protein MEAVVAAKPRIKVAALCGSLRKGSYNRGLVRSAIELSKSINELEIEYIDIEPLPMLNTDLEGEGTFPPAVETFRQKIKEADSILFASPECNYSVSAPLKNAIDWASRPPNVCADKAAAIVSASGGSGGKRSQYHLRQIGVFLDLHFINKPEFFLNAREPPTKFDGNGNLVDESVKEKLKEILISLHAFTLRLQGKLEK from the exons ATGGAGGCAGTTGTAGCCGCAAAACCAAGAATTAAAGTGGCGGCTCTATGTGGGTCTCTTCGCAAAGGCTCGTATAACCGTGGCCTTGTTCGTTCTG CAATCGAGCTGAGCAAGTCCATCAATGAATTGGAAATAGAATACATAGACATTGAACCTTTGCCTATGCTCAACACTGACTTAGAAGGAGAGGGAACTTTCCCACCAGCCGTGGAAACTTTCCGCCAGAAGATTAAAGAAGCTGATTCCATTCTCTTTGCCTCGCCCGAGTGCAACTACTCAGTCTCAG CTCCATTGAAGAATGCAATTGACTGGGCATCTAGACCACCAAATGTTTGCGCTGACAAAGCAGCTGCAATTGTAAGTGCTTCAGGAGGTTCTGGTGGGAAACGGTCACAGTATCACCTTCGCCAAATTGGAGTTTTCCTGGAtcttcatttcatcaacaaaCCTGAGTTCTTCTTGAACGCACGCGAACCTCCTACAAAGTTTGATGGCAATGGTAATCTGGTTGATGAATCAGTCAAGGAGAAGTTGAAGGAAATTCTCATATCCTTGCACGCATTTACTTTGCGCCTCCAAGGAAAGCTTGAGaaataa